The DNA window AcataataaagaaatataaatatttctgaaGTAAACAAAGTTAATTCTCATATAAAAAGATAATGAACTATCATGTTaaattgttacatttttattttatgagcATGGAACcattataaaatgcaattgctttaataGAGAAAGTTgacagcttttgttttgaatcCAATTTGCCTGTTATGACCTTTCAATTAGAGTATTTCAATAACGAACAAACGACCTTAGCATGAAATCCACGCAAATCAGTAAATGCAGCCTATCTATTCAAATTTCCGTCATTTGGGCTTGGTAGTAAGTCTTATCGTATgatataaacattaataaatgaTAGCTTTGAatgatattaaaaaattgataaaagGCAAAAGGAACGGTAAGAAATTATGAGTAGATATTGGTGCCATTATATACGTATCGGTGCGACAGTCTATTTAACAATTGGAACTTATAGACTAACTATTGTTTTTCTACCCTTACTAATATTTTGCCACAATGCTGTGTTGTTTATTAAGTTGTACTATTCCTTTGAAATCCAAACCAGTGGtggcaaaataacaaaagagaACTGCTTTACGATTGTGTTTATTCGATATTAGAGATGTTTTAGTATATCGACTAAGTGTTCATAACTACATACtaaaacaaagacaacaaatatCAGCTGTTGAGCAAACGAACAAACACATAGTCCAATGCAAGTCCAAAACGTATTCGGAAACTAAAACCGTAATAGGACTTTTTACGGAAATAATATTAACGTTTGGTTCTGAACACATTTAAAGTGAGCATTTAATTACTACAACCATCAATTACTAGTTATATACCACAACCAAAGCACAAGCTGTCCTAATGCTAAAGccataactaaataaatttgatagtCGAATTTTTCGCATTAACATATTTCATAATTCTAATTTTCACTAGTTCGAAATTTCCTcccatattttattttttcaattcaattgattaaaCGTGTGgtaatttactttttagttGACTATCATATATcatcaattgatttaattatttaaatagttttataacTGGCAAATCCTTCAGTGTTTTTTGAAGGATACGTTGCATTTTATCGAATAATTGTACATGCGATGTGCAACTGGTATCGATACTCCCCTATTCACCAACGATTCGGAAGAGTTCACCATACCCGGTTTGGTTTATTCGCCTTTTTGTAGACTACGGTTTGCGTTTACCTGTGCTCTTGCAATTCCTAAACAAATATCCAATTTGAACTGCCGTTTTCATTCTGCTGTCCACGCCTGAATGCTTAGAATGAAACTGTTCCTGAAAATTCCATTCAACAGTGACACGTGTCCTTTCGTCTCGCGACATTTGTTATGGTTTATCCTTTATAGCATACGAATACGCCTTCCCTCACTGTTCGCATTGTCTATTGGATCCTTCACAAACTAgttgtgcaatttataattgcatgGTGCCAATGTTTATTGAATAAGCCTGCATAGCTATTAGATAAGCTACATTtctaaatattgtttatatttgcactGACACTTAACTCATGATACTTTAATccaaaattaatgaattgggactcattattttttagtaaaaaAATTTTGGcatgaaaacaaatataaaaaaaaatgatctGGTAAGctcaaattttatgcagcttttACTAAAATCGGTAAAAGAATCTTTTATGTATGCCTATGTAAAGTAGAGATCATTCATATacacttaaaaacaaattgctcaacagtttattacattttatttacaggATTATTGTTTGGCACGGATATTAACGAAACATAAGTTTGCACAAGCTCAGAAGCaacaaaagttacaaaaaataaaacatagttgtaaataaaaatattttaagttttgtgATACTGAGTTAAGGAAAGTTTTTGTGTTTCAACATGGCCAAAAAGTGTCTTTGGAACTGTATGCTGCTCGTTCTATTGTCAACAATGTCCTTAACTAATTGTCAATTGGCCGAAAACAGTGCTAAAAGCGTTAATTCAGAAGCTGAACATACGCGAAATCTATATAAGAGAAATTCGGAGCAACAAATCAATCCGGTACACTCTACAAATAAAGAAGACCATGCCACACcaatatcaacagcagcatcgATAGTTGTACAAGGATCACAAGCAATATCTACCCAAGTGCAAACTGGTGGAAGTGGGGACAGTAGTGGTACAAATCTAGAACCACAAAGACCAAAAAGTTCATACAACTTGCTAAGTGAGGCGATGTCTCTGGCGGTTAGCAATGAATTCAGTAAGTTGCATGAGACTACTTTGTAGTATTATGTTAAgtgtattcaatttatttagttattaatattttcatatactTGTTCTGCAGGCACTGTCAATAGTGGCTCAGCGGATGGAGCCTGTAGTGCCGATGATCTGGATTGTTATAGCGGTAGTGTGCAGGATCGATTTGGCATGGAAGCAATTGCTAGCTTGCATCGCCAActagatgatgatgataacgGAAATATCGATTTGAGCGAATCGGATGACGTATGTAAATGCTTATCTCGTCTCGTCTATTTTCCTACTGTTTCCAAATTCTTAACATCTGACAATAGTTATAAAGTTGTTAAGCTTTTTAGACAAAGCGCTTATCAACTAAGCCTCTTTAAATTACAACAGTCATTAATAAATGTTAGAAATCTTAAAATGTGTTGAATTCATTTAATACGATGTGCCCTGGATCGCTTAACCATGAGTACAAAATTCTCTTAATCTactagcatttaattataacttatataaattcttataaaCCTATATTACTgaaatatatgtatctatttttgtattcatttagTTTCTGCGCGAGGAACTGAAGTATGATTCTGGTTATGAGAAGCGTCAGAAGGCATTCCATTTCAACGATGACATGCATATATCAGTGAAAGAACTTTGGAATGCTTGGCTCCGATCAGAAGTACACAACTGGACCATTGAGCAAACCACTGACTGGCTGGCTCAGTCTGTTCAACTTCCACAATATGTGGATCTCTTCAGGTTACACAAAGTAACTGGTGCTGCATTGCCTAggtaactaactaactaattaaagGAACGAATTTGTTAATAAGCATTATTCATTGCTATAGGTTGGCTGTTAATAATTTACACTATGTAAGCAATGTGCTTGGCATTAAGGATCcaatacataaacaaaaaatatcacTAAAGGCAATGGACGTTGTACTTTTCGGTCCACCAAGAGGTAAGTACAATGCaaacattaacaaaattaaaaaagtttcagaaattatatttgatatgTAATGatagtaaattattatttgccaaGCATATTGTGAATGTAAAGGTTGAATCTAAAGCTTTGTCGTCATTTAACACAATCAATGTAAATTCACAGAAACTGGAACTCGCTGGAAGGATTATATTCTGGTAACACTGTTACTAAGCGCAATTATCGGCTGTTGGTATGCCTATCAACAGAATAAGAATGCCAAGCGGCACTTGAGGCGCATGGCACAGGATATGGAAGGACTACAGCGCGCGGAGCAAAGTCTACAGGAAATGCAAAAGGTTGCTTAAGAACACTCAAGTctaaatgaatatatattcataaatgTGTCTTTAAAATAGGAGCTTGAGCTGGCACGCATGGAACAGGAGAATGTGGCTACTGAGAAATTGGATCTGGAGCGTCGTTTGAAAGAAGTGCCATCGCTTAGCTCGTCCAGTTCCGATTTGGaggtgcagcagctgaagaaagAAATCGAAATGTTGCGTAGTGAGCTATCACGTGCGGAGTTCGAGCTGGTTGATAACTGCTGGGCgccgccacagcagctgcagtcctGGCTGCAGTACACCTATGAGCTGGAAAGTAAGAATCATCAAAAGAAGCGTGTGTCCGCGGAGAAGCAGCTGCAATCAGCGCGAGAGGCATGCGAAAAGTTGCGCAAGAAGCGTTCAAGTCTGGTGGGAGCGTTTGTATCAACGCATGGCAAGAGCATTGATGACGTGGATCGCTCAATAGTGGAGGCGCGTAACTCGCTGGGCGAAGTCACTAATGAGCTGCAGGAGCGTCTGCATCGCTGGAAACAGATTGAATCGTGCTTAGGCATTAATATTGTCAACAATAATGGCTTGTCTTACTTGGAAAATGTGCTTTATAATCGTAATGGCAACATTGGCAGCAGCTCGGGTAGTTCTACTAAGGGCTCCAGAGGTAACTAGCAGGCTATACTTTAATAGAATTGCAAATATCTGTAGCTAATGTGTATTGTAATTACAGCACGGATCACAAATAGCACTGATGATCTGGACGATGAGTCACTACAAGGTAAGCTGAATTTTGAGAATTTTTCACTGCTTGCCACGGAATAACCACATGCCCGCATTTAGAAGGTAAATCTTCTTCCACTGGACAAATCCATTTAAGTGAaccatatacaaatatgtaaatttatttctttgaaTCATGTACACGAAAATTTACTAGCTGCTTGTCTAAAACTAGAAGCAAAaccagaaaacaaaaaacataaaaacaaaccgTTCCAAACGGTACTTGTGAGAAAAATAGCAATATATGATCATGTTCTTTCGAAAAACTTAGTTAATGATGCATTAAGAAAGTGTCTTTTATTCATGcatgaaaaaattatataaaatgcttaattatttaataatgagAAACGagtaacttaaaatatttataaataaatcagtaAGGCtgtaaagcaataataaaatagttaagcaatatttaaatatgtaagctATGGGCTTTTGgaggtatatttttttttactaacccatttttgatatacatatatatatattcctaTACCGTTATACAAGGTTTTAAACGAAAAAgcaagttaataaaattttagcataaatatatatatatatatataaatcaatcaatacaAGCCTTTTATATTACAttctcaatatatttttttaagaaatatttatgcagctaagATTCGTTTCCTAAAGCACAATTTTTTCTTCATACGTATTATCTATGaaaaacttaatatatatttgtgtcgAATTCGTCAGGTCAGGTGTGGTTTGTGATATTCCGACTTTCTTATTCGAACGGTTGCTGAATTAGCTCAtctatatgtttttttttagaatattgGTTTCTTCCATATATTATTATCTAGCCAATCTACATCTATCTCTCTTATCCTCTCATAAATGTGGCAaacacatttacatttttgtgtgtacttaaacaaatttcgTCCTAAATATCATTTCATAATATGTAATATCTTATGTTCGATTTGTGTTTTTCAAATTGGCTTTATATCTTGTTGTCTCTTCCATGTATTTTATATTGGAATCTAATGCACTTCATTTTGCTTCCTATCTTTGTAATCTCACATTCGGTTCCTTTTAATTGTtcctattttatttttgtttttctgcaaatatttagacTAAAATAATTCGTTTGCCCCCTTGCTGTATTAATTTCTAAGcatattctattttatttgtgtcCACTTCAGCTTATTCTCGAAATTATGTTGCctttgtcattgttgttgatgtatTATGTTTCAAAGATTTCGAATACTCCTGTGGTAGTTGAAAAATAAAGGTTTCGGGCGAAGtgattattgtatttataaaattgtattaaagtCGTTGTTTCTagcaaaaaacaattgaagaAATATTGTGCTTCTAGGTGCAGTTTTCCATTTTCAAAACGAAATGAGTATACGagtatatttcaattaaattctttttaatttcgCGTAAATACTTTAAGCAGCCAGTGGCTGAtttcttttccattttttttttgtttagtattaAAAGTAGTTTATGTTCTTATCTcttatctatatatttatacactttaatttaatctaaGTTGGTTTATtcatactaataataaaaacaatgaacAAAAGTACACAAATCAAttgtattactttttattttcgcaAAATACAATATTACAGGCTGTAATTTACAGCAGTCACTTGAGCTTTTGCTTATGATTGCAagattttcattaattttgcgGTTCCCGATTCTCGAATGGCTGTTTCGTCAGCGAATCtgctatttatattcaatattcaCATTTGAATAGCATAACCTGACTTAAATGACTTTTTACAAGGTCTAATAGGTCTAAATGGTGGCGTTAACCGCAATAGGTTGAAAGCGAACTTGCAGCGGTTGCTTCTTGGTTACTTCTGTAGTAGTAAAAAAAGCGGCCACTTTCATTTGcggacagatagacagactgGATCAAGGGCTCAAAGAGGCGACTGTGATGCAGTCAGAGCTATGTGGGCATAAGTCATGTAAGTTTCGGTGTGCGCATGGGcatgaattattttattgtgaGACTTTTGTCCTTAACTAACTTTGTTCTCAGAGACCTCGCAGCTGAAGAGCTCGCTCTGGGATTGCAGATATTCTCGGCGCTGTGGCAAGGTGAGTTGTTCTttatatctatctatctattgTGCAATGATATAGCAATAGCTATTGTAGTTTGTGAACTCAGCTTTAGCCAAGGAGTTTTGTGCTACTTCATCTCAACAAAAGCTCAGCCAGCTAGAAGCAACTGCAACCGAGTCCAGATCATAAGGATCTGCTTGCCATCAGGTAATCCGTAGTGTTCCCCCGTGGAACGAGAGGCAGTTGGGGACTTTTAAATATGACAGCAAACgacagcaacgacaacgacacaACAGTGACTCTCAGTTAGCCACAAAACATAAagttattgctttttgttttagttgtaaaagttttgtaaattttagttagaggaataaataaaaaaaacagctttaattttattatttgtgctaATATTTTCcattatatttaagctatgTTATTTcgtagaaattaattttagttagcaAACAATACAGAATTTCCCGCAATTGGCTTTCATAaacatttccattttcatAGACATAtgttaaacaacaataattttttctcTTTCATTTTTCAAACCCAATACTGAACTATTATATTGAACAAAGTCTATTACTTGTAGGTGCAATCGACAATAGTCGTCTCATAGCTCAAAACAGCTTTCTGCCCGAGGACAGCTCCTGCAGCGACGAAGGCACTGACAATCTCTCGGTGCAATTCGGTCAAAGCAACATTGCCCTGGATCACGTCCACGCTACTAAAATAGAGGAAATTGATTTAATCATTGGGCAGGCCAATGGTATGCCTAGAACCAAAAGTGCTGCATTGCTGGGACATGTTGCGACGCCAGCGGATTTCTCTCGAGCCAACaggtaaatttatttgcatccatcaattgctaataattattgtttctTTTGTTAATCTCAGCATAGCCCATGGGGCTAAGAGCAATGAAAGCACTTATCCATATGTACCACCCCGGACCAAAAAGCGCCTATCGTCCACATCATCCACACATTCGTCAGAGGGCGTAGTCTCATGTACTCCAAGTATTGGAAATGCCCCGCAACGTCCACCCCGAAAATCGACTGAGAGGTTCGTATATGTAACCTTATAAACTCCCGGGTGCTCTTAGAGGTGCGTTTCTGACATGTTTTGACTCCAGTGTATAAATAcgaaatacaatttattggGTTGCCAAAAAAGTCAGCTCGGCCCctatttcattaatttgatGCTACAAATTGAATACAATTGATTCTACAATTGAACATAAGACTTTATAAGACATATTAATTATCGACTGACTTTCTTGCCAACTCCTGGTTAAACTGTTGTATCgacataataaataagtaaatttatattatattaaatgcgcAACTAAATCAATATGAAAATGTGATCTATAACTCAGAAAACTATTCTAATTTTCatatgtaaaatgcaaattttaaaaagaaatattgttaaaatgGTGAACATTGGTTTCAATGAAAGAAGAAGATTAAAAACttctataaatatgcatatgtacataattacaaaaatttatctACAGCTTATTTAAGATATTGTTGTCCCAAAGGAACATAGatggctttttgtttattaaaaagctGAAAtcagaataaaaatatgtataagcttaaaatattgctcgtttttaagaataaaattaaaaagaaacaaatctGTCAACTaacttgtaatttttaatataatctTGTTGCTGATACCCATccatatacaataataatgtaaGATGTTGAACCAAATTAAGAATGCTTGTTATAAACGTAACTTTAAAAACATGAAATGTATGAGAAATTGTATGCGATCTGGATGTCAGAACATAAACGAGAAAATTACATAAAGCTTCAATcaaaatttacaatattttttgtaattttttttaactacaaTTTCAGATCTCAAAGGCAGAAACACTAATAAACTTCttggaaataaataataaatcaaaaaaaactataaatctAAGgacaattgaatttatttttttttactctggataataattttaacttttttagcATATAGCCACTGCCAAGAACCAAATTGAACTTCAGTTCAATgaataatgaatataaaactgacagttaaattgaataatattaaaaactaagtgtaaaaatgcaaatttgtttcattCACCatttagcaaaaacaaaagcattatgTATGAGGCTGATCATCCTATCCTTTCTAATTATCCTTGTCTCGCTCTCCGAGTGCAAAGGGCTTAAGCTCAGATTGCTTATTTGCTTTCTTCAGCTGTACaccaatctgctgctgcttggctcaACGGAGCTAGCCTGTAACCCATATAATATAACCTATTTAAAtgttagctaaatatttatgttaaatgttATTGTTAGTGTGTAACATCAGCTAACACGCGATGCAAACTGCTGTCCAATCAAATCACACCCAGCGATGCAGGGTATCAGTGCTTCAGTCGTCAGCTGGATCATTTGGAATATAATTCTAGAATATAAAGAGTTTGCAAAGAAGAAatctgtaaattaaataaatatttttgtaactatgccaataaataataaaacttgaCAAAATTGCGTTTATATAAGGAAGTAAATTCATGTTGAATGCAAGAACTCAATTTGAAATCGAAAAACTTTAACTTTGGTATACTTAGCGAGCAGCTTCAGCCGTTTGTTTGGTGTCTTCAGCAATTAAAGTAGGAGCTTCGAAAATTTCAACTCTGGCTTTTAGAGAGAGATTTCAAATAAGCGCACACTGTCATCTTAGCagaaagatagagagagtgcACTGAGAGTGCATTCCAACGAATGCTGTTTGCTTCTTCAATTGCGAGCGATGATAATCgctgctttctctctctatctctatttTTGGCAGCCATCTTCTGCGGATTAGGATTAATGTTCTTACTAAAACTTTTTACTGCTTACATTGGCAACATTTTAGAGATATTATTCTTTCGAAAGTGATCCATTCCGTGATTAAATGTTGGGCTCTGTTCGATTTTGAATTTCTGTGGAGCTTAACTGTTTTGTAAAGACTTGAGGCTGAATAtgttaaagtttttaacaattttaatgttgtaaaaaatgcgcaatttgtatttgaaaacTAAGCGTAAAATATGTTAGTTAGTCAATGTAAAAGGAAATGTATTTGCtcgttcttgttgttattgttgttagcgGTTGAGGTGGTGATTGGGTCATCATGCTACGTGTTGAGCTTAAGCAAAGTTCTTCTGCTGGTGCTGGTTGTTCCATGGCTCATGGACAGCGTGGAAGCCGCGCTGGACCTGGGCGGGTGTGTTGCGGCCGAAGGGGCTCTTGGAGTTGACCTGGAGCATGTAGTCGCCGCGGATGTCATAGTTGGTAGCGAAGCCCATGTAGGCGCGCTTGCCATAGCCCTTGTTCTGCTTGTACTCCTCGTAGGAGCTGGCGGCGACGGCGGGGAAGTTGCGCTCATTACCTGGACGCACAGACTCGGCGTAGTAGCGGGTAGCGCGCAGAGAAGCCTCCACAACGTTGTCAGCGCCGGGCACACCGGTCGAGGGTCCGTTGGGGTAGAAGTCAACATCGCCAAGGCGAGCCTGGGTGCCCATGCCGTAGGCAGAGGTGTGGATGGCATCAACGAAGTCAGCATCGCCGCGGGCCAGACCGGTCAGACGGCTCTCGGGCTTGGCGTACAGTTTGGGGGCATCCAGACCGGTGATGCGGCGCAGCTTGTGTCCGGTTTGGCGGGTGAACTGGCGACCAGCAATGCCGGCAACATGAGCAGCGGGACCCTGACCAATCAAATGGATGATCTCCTGTGGCACATTGACCTCGTTGGTCAGCTGCACCAGACGGTTGCCAATGATTTCACCAATGCGCTCCACATTCAATGTAACATACTGCTCGAAGTCCTGGATGAGATCGCCCAGCTTGATCACGACCAGATCACCGGTCTTGGTATCGTCCTGCTGCTGGTTCTGCTGGCGACGCTTGGGGGTCTGCTCCTCGCTGCTGTCGGACTGCTGGCCGGGATAGGGCTGGAGGTTGTAACGCTGGACATAGGCATCAACCAACTTGTGGTTGGCCTTCTGCACTTGGGTCCAGCTCTGGGGCAGACCTTGGATGAAAATGGTGACCTCATCGTTGCCAAAGTTGGGCTGACGCTTCACAGTCTGCACAAAGTTGTCCAAATTGAACTCGATCTTCTGGCCACGCTCGCCCACAATGTAACCCTGCACCTGGCTGGGCTCTGGGGTGTATGAAGGCTGGAACACGCGGTTGAACTGGCCCAAGTGGTCTGCCAACAAGAACAAATTATTAGCACAGCTGCTAGTTGATTAGAGTGCTGGAAACTTACATAGTCTGTCCAAAAGGGTAGCGCCCTCATCACTGGTCATGTCCTCGAGGCGACGCAGCGTCACATCCTTAAGCATAGGCAGCTGCTCAATCTCGTTGGGGCTCACCCAGTTGCTGGGATTGCCGTTGCTGGCCACCGAGTTGAAGTGGTGCTTGTGGACGTTGGCGCCGCCGTTGGGAGTCGCCAGTGTGGCGCCCAGCAGGCACGCCACAACGCAGAGCATACGCAGTGGATTCATTCTTGTTTCAGATCAGAGCTAATTGTCGACACAGAGTACCAAACTGAACTGCATAATCCACACTCGGCCCTCGGGCATTTTATAGTGCAACTCAGTGAGcttccagctccagctcagcagtttttcattttttttttcattttccgTTAAACGCTTTTTGCCAATTGCTGATCATTCAAATCGAACGCTGCATTTTCGCATTATCAGTTCAGTTTATTCCTAATCAGCAAACAGTGTTTGCCAATTTGGCAACTTTGTTCCGTTCCCAGTGCATATACCTGAGCTCCCCAGCTCGTGTAACCTCTGCTTACATAATCAGTCCATTGAACTGTCTCACGCGTTGAGAAATCATCAtcagttatttttatagattacCTGCTCCATAATCAATTTTTCTGCTGCTCTGCTAGAACTTTCTTAACTTTTCCCAATCGCATTATTTTTTCTCACGCATTCGATGTCTgcagaacaaaaaaaaaaaaga is part of the Drosophila busckii strain San Diego stock center, stock number 13000-0081.31 chromosome X, ASM1175060v1, whole genome shotgun sequence genome and encodes:
- the LOC108606459 gene encoding stromal interaction molecule homolog isoform X2, translating into MAKKCLWNCMLLVLLSTMSLTNCQLAENSAKSVNSEAEHTRNLYKRNSEQQINPVHSTNKEDHATPISTAASIVVQGSQAISTQVQTGGSGDSSGTNLEPQRPKSSYNLLSEAMSLAVSNEFSTVNSGSADGACSADDLDCYSGSVQDRFGMEAIASLHRQLDDDDNGNIDLSESDDFLREELKYDSGYEKRQKAFHFNDDMHISVKELWNAWLRSEVHNWTIEQTTDWLAQSVQLPQYVDLFRLHKVTGAALPRLAVNNLHYVSNVLGIKDPIHKQKISLKAMDVVLFGPPRETGTRWKDYILVTLLLSAIIGCWYAYQQNKNAKRHLRRMAQDMEGLQRAEQSLQEMQKELELARMEQENVATEKLDLERRLKEVPSLSSSSSDLEVQQLKKEIEMLRSELSRAEFELVDNCWAPPQQLQSWLQYTYELESKNHQKKRVSAEKQLQSAREACEKLRKKRSSLVGAFVSTHGKSIDDVDRSIVEARNSLGEVTNELQERLHRWKQIESCLGINIVNNNGLSYLENVLYNRNGNIGSSSGSSTKGSRARITNSTDDLDDESLQEGKSSSTGQIHLSEPYTNM
- the LOC108605372 gene encoding vitellogenin-2; translated protein: MNPLRMLCVVACLLGATLATPNGGANVHKHHFNSVASNGNPSNWVSPNEIEQLPMLKDVTLRRLEDMTSDEGATLLDRLYHLGQFNRVFQPSYTPEPSQVQGYIVGERGQKIEFNLDNFVQTVKRQPNFGNDEVTIFIQGLPQSWTQVQKANHKLVDAYVQRYNLQPYPGQQSDSSEEQTPKRRQQNQQQDDTKTGDLVVIKLGDLIQDFEQYVTLNVERIGEIIGNRLVQLTNEVNVPQEIIHLIGQGPAAHVAGIAGRQFTRQTGHKLRRITGLDAPKLYAKPESRLTGLARGDADFVDAIHTSAYGMGTQARLGDVDFYPNGPSTGVPGADNVVEASLRATRYYAESVRPGNERNFPAVAASSYEEYKQNKGYGKRAYMGFATNYDIRGDYMLQVNSKSPFGRNTPAQVQRGFHAVHEPWNNQHQQKNFA
- the LOC108606459 gene encoding stromal interaction molecule homolog isoform X1, producing MAKKCLWNCMLLVLLSTMSLTNCQLAENSAKSVNSEAEHTRNLYKRNSEQQINPVHSTNKEDHATPISTAASIVVQGSQAISTQVQTGGSGDSSGTNLEPQRPKSSYNLLSEAMSLAVSNEFSTVNSGSADGACSADDLDCYSGSVQDRFGMEAIASLHRQLDDDDNGNIDLSESDDFLREELKYDSGYEKRQKAFHFNDDMHISVKELWNAWLRSEVHNWTIEQTTDWLAQSVQLPQYVDLFRLHKVTGAALPRLAVNNLHYVSNVLGIKDPIHKQKISLKAMDVVLFGPPRETGTRWKDYILVTLLLSAIIGCWYAYQQNKNAKRHLRRMAQDMEGLQRAEQSLQEMQKELELARMEQENVATEKLDLERRLKEVPSLSSSSSDLEVQQLKKEIEMLRSELSRAEFELVDNCWAPPQQLQSWLQYTYELESKNHQKKRVSAEKQLQSAREACEKLRKKRSSLVGAFVSTHGKSIDDVDRSIVEARNSLGEVTNELQERLHRWKQIESCLGINIVNNNGLSYLENVLYNRNGNIGSSSGSSTKGSRARITNSTDDLDDESLQGAIDNSRLIAQNSFLPEDSSCSDEGTDNLSVQFGQSNIALDHVHATKIEEIDLIIGQANGMPRTKSAALLGHVATPADFSRANSIAHGAKSNESTYPYVPPRTKKRLSSTSSTHSSEGVVSCTPSIGNAPQRPPRKSTERSQRQKH